In the genome of Leeuwenhoekiella sp. MAR_2009_132, one region contains:
- a CDS encoding phage tail tape measure protein translates to MAVRGDNSLYFSTGLDNTGLQRGAGDAIGIVQDLAGSIARINPFAALVIGAASAFAAIANEGYKMAKDFESAMAEVKTIAGLPQKEFDELTRKVFDLYTQLGTEPPDGLARGLYDIIGSGYEAADALELLEIAAKAATAGVTTTAVASDGLTTILNAFGLEAKDAARVADVMFAAVDRGKISFEELSRQIAQVAPLAAASGFSFEEIAGAIATLTKQGTPGAQAMTQIRSAIEAANEVLGEGASKSLTLQQAFQKLYDEAGGGQNKLKELTGRVEAVNAVLAIAGPNLQGATEDMLAMSEAAGSVDRAFDIITETTANQWEIFGNRVKAKSYEIGNAVLEMSNGIAANLNRIIGPTESLSKKYEDQAEKVNELYAEYKDLNTEESRRIEILAEIERINPSVVAGINSQTDAYDKLGEAVRRFNEYALNKTIVDDKFGDDLNNIQEVVNRFSKQQRETGSDLYKEYAEFLGGLPKLQSSYQKELNKIIDSEDDRLEKIRKIRALLVDSNASGQKRVDVPFSDLEQYDNLGKTLGTLEERYKKTQKAADNYARSLSDNNRDSGFVIQEIQNINSLQELNAKYGKFETESIKEAVSARQDYLKERIKIEGILQELNSVSIQDYKANNEALKKYLESDNEEIVKAAKARQRALNSNYTPTGSGAGGTVKDAFIEMLKSQEDKYKAYEAVVNQIGQEIADKQFESLLKQGADYGEFLKNKLAQTKSFADQQKIAVAAENAGIDLNREIAKFVSTLDPITVPIDVEINNTSIDYIRRQLRAVEIERDAASDTDRPDIQDRVNYWRKRLEEAEEGTEDEKNLYEDVYRALDSLTHQQLRDYIEYWRQRLNVANLSADQITEIEGKISDAQRAVWQKHIEDISEKLRSSAEIFRNIGEEGMADLLNGLVDVTRQVDSLFKVLDENTSEGEVISAGIGAAIDLTGMIISASAKRKKAEEDFYNSVISQQKEYNRLLNEQVRTQASANDNVFTEDYINKIEKGIDALKLANSSYQDSLNALSDGQVKIGQRNAVDINNVLKGAGSGAVLGAAIGSVVPVIGNVVGAVVGGVVGAVAGLFGGKKKKDQYTSLLEEYPELIKTAADGQKSFNVELAQTLVDQKLVNDATKILIEDTIAWQEQIDKAKEQIAEVVEVLAGDLGSSLRDSLVTAFEQGGDAAQAMGDTISDVLEDIVEQLIFDQIFSEQFKKLQKEMEKSFDVGGDNSFADDFARFFEVSKGLTDQFNQALRDAQNEAESFGFDILNGDGSKAQGLSGAITAITEDTANILAGYLNAMRLDVRQGLVVNQQAVTYLAQIEVNTRYNRYLETIDGRFASIESAILQFQAGG, encoded by the coding sequence ATGGCAGTACGGGGAGACAACAGTTTGTACTTCAGCACGGGATTAGATAACACAGGACTTCAACGCGGAGCAGGAGATGCGATTGGTATTGTTCAAGACCTTGCAGGATCAATCGCACGTATAAATCCTTTCGCTGCACTTGTGATTGGTGCCGCTTCAGCATTTGCAGCAATAGCAAACGAGGGTTATAAAATGGCTAAAGATTTTGAATCTGCAATGGCAGAAGTCAAAACAATTGCCGGTCTTCCACAAAAGGAATTTGATGAGTTAACGCGAAAGGTATTTGATCTTTATACGCAGTTAGGAACAGAGCCGCCAGACGGTTTAGCACGTGGATTATATGATATTATCGGTTCTGGTTATGAGGCTGCAGACGCTCTTGAATTATTAGAAATTGCAGCTAAAGCAGCAACAGCGGGTGTAACAACTACTGCAGTTGCTTCGGACGGTTTAACTACAATCCTAAACGCTTTTGGTCTTGAAGCAAAAGACGCAGCACGAGTAGCGGATGTTATGTTCGCTGCAGTTGATCGCGGTAAGATATCCTTTGAAGAGCTTTCCAGGCAAATCGCACAAGTAGCACCGTTAGCGGCTGCATCTGGTTTCTCTTTTGAAGAAATAGCAGGTGCAATTGCAACCTTGACAAAACAAGGTACACCAGGAGCACAAGCAATGACGCAAATTCGTTCAGCGATTGAAGCTGCAAACGAAGTGTTAGGTGAAGGCGCTTCTAAGTCTCTTACACTACAACAAGCGTTTCAGAAATTATACGATGAAGCTGGAGGTGGTCAAAACAAATTGAAAGAACTTACTGGTAGAGTAGAAGCTGTAAACGCTGTTCTTGCAATTGCTGGTCCTAATCTACAGGGAGCAACTGAAGATATGCTCGCAATGAGCGAAGCAGCAGGAAGTGTTGACAGAGCTTTTGACATTATTACTGAAACAACAGCTAATCAATGGGAAATATTTGGCAATAGAGTAAAGGCTAAATCTTATGAAATAGGCAATGCAGTTCTTGAAATGAGTAACGGTATTGCAGCTAATCTAAATCGCATAATTGGCCCTACAGAAAGCTTATCTAAGAAATATGAAGATCAGGCTGAAAAGGTTAATGAGCTTTACGCAGAATACAAAGATCTCAACACAGAAGAAAGTAGAAGAATCGAAATACTCGCAGAGATTGAGAGAATAAACCCTTCTGTAGTTGCTGGTATTAATAGCCAAACCGATGCTTATGATAAATTAGGTGAGGCTGTACGTAGGTTTAATGAGTATGCTCTAAATAAGACTATTGTTGATGATAAGTTTGGTGATGATCTCAATAATATACAGGAAGTTGTAAATAGATTTTCAAAACAACAGCGTGAGACCGGATCAGACCTTTACAAAGAGTATGCTGAATTTTTGGGTGGTTTGCCAAAGCTTCAATCTTCCTATCAAAAAGAGTTAAATAAAATCATTGATAGTGAAGATGATCGACTAGAAAAAATAAGAAAGATCAGAGCATTGCTAGTAGATAGCAACGCCTCAGGTCAAAAACGTGTAGATGTTCCTTTTTCAGATTTAGAGCAATATGATAATCTTGGTAAGACTTTAGGCACTCTTGAAGAGCGCTATAAAAAAACACAAAAAGCGGCAGATAATTATGCACGCTCGCTTTCTGATAACAATAGAGATTCAGGCTTTGTTATTCAGGAAATACAAAACATAAATTCACTCCAAGAACTTAACGCTAAATACGGCAAATTTGAAACAGAATCAATTAAAGAAGCTGTATCTGCAAGGCAAGATTACCTAAAAGAGCGCATTAAAATTGAAGGAATACTTCAGGAGCTTAATAGCGTTTCAATTCAAGATTATAAAGCCAACAATGAGGCACTTAAAAAATATCTTGAATCTGATAATGAGGAAATTGTAAAAGCTGCTAAAGCCAGACAACGCGCATTAAATAGTAATTACACGCCTACAGGCTCGGGAGCAGGCGGTACAGTCAAGGACGCATTTATTGAGATGCTAAAATCTCAAGAAGATAAATACAAGGCTTACGAGGCAGTTGTTAATCAAATTGGTCAGGAAATAGCTGATAAGCAATTTGAATCCCTTCTTAAGCAAGGTGCAGATTACGGTGAATTTTTAAAAAATAAATTAGCTCAAACTAAATCCTTTGCAGATCAGCAAAAAATTGCAGTTGCTGCAGAAAATGCGGGGATAGATTTAAATAGAGAGATTGCAAAATTTGTTTCAACACTAGATCCTATTACCGTACCTATAGATGTAGAAATAAACAACACGTCTATAGATTATATAAGACGTCAGTTACGAGCAGTTGAAATAGAAAGAGACGCAGCAAGTGATACAGATAGGCCAGATATTCAAGATCGCGTTAATTACTGGAGAAAAAGACTTGAGGAAGCCGAAGAAGGAACTGAAGATGAAAAAAATCTATACGAAGATGTTTACCGGGCATTAGATAGCTTAACCCATCAGCAGCTTAGAGATTATATAGAATACTGGAGACAAAGATTGAATGTAGCCAATCTAAGCGCAGATCAAATTACAGAAATAGAAGGTAAAATTTCAGATGCTCAACGAGCTGTATGGCAAAAGCATATTGAAGATATATCTGAAAAACTTAGATCCTCTGCTGAAATATTCAGGAACATTGGAGAGGAAGGGATGGCAGACCTTCTAAATGGTTTGGTAGATGTTACTCGTCAGGTAGATTCTTTATTTAAAGTTTTAGACGAAAATACAAGTGAAGGAGAGGTAATAAGTGCCGGTATCGGAGCAGCTATAGATCTTACAGGAATGATTATTTCAGCTTCTGCAAAGAGAAAAAAGGCTGAAGAGGATTTTTATAATTCGGTAATATCTCAACAAAAAGAATACAATAGACTTCTAAACGAACAAGTAAGAACGCAAGCTTCAGCAAACGATAACGTCTTTACAGAAGATTACATCAATAAAATTGAAAAAGGAATCGACGCCTTAAAACTTGCAAACTCAAGTTACCAGGATAGCTTAAATGCGCTTAGTGATGGTCAGGTTAAAATAGGTCAGCGAAATGCGGTAGATATTAACAACGTTCTCAAAGGAGCAGGATCTGGAGCCGTACTTGGTGCAGCAATAGGAAGTGTTGTTCCTGTTATTGGTAACGTAGTGGGGGCAGTAGTAGGTGGCGTAGTAGGAGCAGTAGCTGGACTTTTCGGAGGGAAAAAGAAGAAAGATCAATACACTTCGCTACTAGAAGAATATCCGGAGTTAATTAAAACAGCTGCAGACGGGCAAAAGTCATTTAACGTTGAATTGGCTCAAACACTTGTTGATCAAAAATTAGTTAATGATGCTACAAAAATACTTATAGAAGATACCATCGCCTGGCAGGAGCAAATTGACAAAGCAAAAGAACAGATTGCAGAAGTTGTTGAAGTTTTAGCGGGTGACTTAGGTTCTAGTCTTAGAGATAGTTTAGTTACTGCATTTGAGCAGGGAGGTGATGCAGCTCAAGCAATGGGAGACACAATTTCAGATGTGCTTGAAGATATCGTTGAGCAGTTAATCTTTGATCAAATATTCTCTGAACAGTTCAAGAAGCTTCAAAAAGAAATGGAAAAATCTTTTGATGTAGGTGGTGATAACTCATTTGCAGATGACTTCGCCAGATTCTTTGAAGTTAGCAAAGGGTTGACAGATCAATTCAATCAAGCTCTTAGAGATGCACAAAATGAAGCCGAAAGTTTTGGATTTGATATTCTTAACGGTGACGGCTCAAAAGCTCAGGGATTAAGTGGAGCGATTACGGCAATCACAGAGGACACTGCAAACATTCTAGCAGGATATCTCAACGCAATGCGATTAGATGTTCGCCAGGGCCTTGTGGTGAACCAACAAGCAGTTACTTATCTGGCTCAAATAGAAGTAAACACGAGGTACAATAGATATCTGGAAACTATAGATGGAAGGTTCGCAAGTATTGAATCAGCAATACTACAATTTCAAGCAGGAGGATAA
- a CDS encoding START-like domain-containing protein, translating into MEEKIKFEIEFPIQASPSLLYQYMSSPSGMSEWFADNVNSRGEYYTFIWNGSEEKAKLLGKKSDERIKFRWMDDVEDENLYYFELRIVVDEITKDVSLIVTDFAEPGEEDEGKMFWENQISELKHIIGSN; encoded by the coding sequence ATGGAAGAAAAAATAAAATTTGAGATCGAGTTTCCTATTCAGGCCTCACCGTCACTTTTGTATCAATATATGTCTTCACCCTCTGGAATGTCTGAGTGGTTTGCAGATAATGTTAATTCACGTGGCGAGTATTATACCTTTATTTGGAATGGTAGTGAAGAAAAGGCTAAACTATTAGGAAAGAAAAGTGATGAGCGTATAAAGTTCAGATGGATGGATGATGTAGAGGATGAAAATCTATATTATTTTGAACTGCGTATTGTTGTAGATGAGATAACAAAAGATGTTTCGTTAATCGTGACAGATTTTGCTGAGCCTGGGGAAGAAGATGAAGGTAAAATGTTTTGGGAAAATCAAATTTCTGAACTGAAACATATCATAGGTTCTAACTAG
- a CDS encoding phage tail protein, producing the protein MKIYRYISEVKTELEDIEIDGQTELRQKIGGEDLVTSRFTIEGRKLDLQIGDFIEFKDSVYTILDEPQVKKSQNTFSYNLQFKSDMYILKNVQVMLDEDSEFFLFGDAIDAVSLIISNLNRVYGAGVYFADYVEPTEGKNLNFNNENCLAALQKLAAEFDCEFQVKAKQITFRKKIGAETDLKFEYKKGLRDIERLTLQNAELVTVLYPYGSARNITNEYGSTRLKISKIQNNVDVFGTIERSATFEDVYPRLNGVVSSSSSITKFRDTSIDFNINEQLIGGAKAKVVFNTGDLSGREFEILKYTDSSKEIELIPYTDETDYTSPNETFRPRVGDKYVLVNIKMPQAYIDNAEEELLERATEYLEKYSQPNVIYKVSPHYPYLRRNQTDLNIGDVITLTDEDFGIDFQVRILSLTQKLNNVFEYSLEIGSQVTISYIAQVLSDQRNIKNTIYQNEKYVSEQFNRVYNNIGNFKAPLYVNMGEFDPETLYHNSLNRVDYIFKFNEEGVKEWYTYIGEDNQAAEFILANWQFIDDNFEIIATNTLLAENANIGDWLIQNGQVVSQAIYESEEPEEVEPRVQLNAIDGSIELVTKLNIQGAAGVRPYKQRISLNSSSGAVFCLRDGDIYQESSSSFLSSNGLIAGFPGLDISLLTQSNIKGNASVIGRGNSNLPINNIAGIEFIAGVFGSANNENPSGVEAYGGYFLDLKTQGRFKGIKKLETQTTYFVEQFDEYLSCYNTSDLDITLPNPISIPEGRVITVKRMDKVINVIGQIFTNQDVAFVGLNIGECWTFINDGTYWHANKLIF; encoded by the coding sequence ATGAAAATATACAGATACATAAGCGAGGTAAAGACTGAGCTTGAAGATATTGAGATCGACGGTCAAACCGAATTACGCCAAAAAATAGGAGGTGAAGACTTGGTGACTTCAAGGTTTACAATTGAAGGGCGAAAGCTTGATTTGCAGATAGGAGATTTTATTGAATTCAAGGATTCGGTTTATACAATTCTGGATGAACCACAGGTGAAGAAGTCTCAAAATACATTCTCCTACAATCTGCAATTCAAATCAGATATGTATATCCTGAAGAATGTTCAGGTTATGCTTGATGAAGATTCAGAATTTTTCTTGTTTGGGGATGCTATTGATGCAGTTAGTTTGATAATCTCAAACCTTAATCGCGTTTATGGTGCCGGAGTTTACTTTGCAGATTACGTAGAACCCACAGAAGGAAAAAACCTGAATTTTAATAATGAAAACTGTCTGGCCGCGCTTCAAAAACTAGCGGCAGAGTTTGATTGCGAATTTCAGGTGAAGGCAAAGCAAATCACTTTTCGGAAAAAGATAGGTGCTGAAACTGATCTAAAATTTGAATATAAAAAAGGGCTTCGAGATATCGAGCGTTTAACGCTTCAAAATGCTGAATTGGTTACTGTGCTATATCCTTATGGTAGTGCACGAAACATTACTAACGAATACGGCTCAACTCGACTTAAAATATCTAAAATCCAAAATAACGTTGATGTGTTCGGCACCATTGAGCGAAGCGCAACCTTTGAAGATGTTTACCCGAGATTAAACGGAGTTGTTTCTTCTTCATCAAGTATCACAAAATTCAGAGATACTAGTATAGACTTCAATATAAACGAGCAGTTAATTGGGGGCGCTAAAGCAAAAGTAGTTTTCAATACCGGAGATCTCTCAGGGCGTGAATTTGAGATTTTAAAATATACAGATTCTTCTAAAGAAATAGAACTGATTCCTTACACAGACGAAACAGATTACACTTCTCCTAACGAAACGTTCAGGCCGAGAGTTGGTGATAAATATGTTCTTGTCAATATTAAAATGCCTCAGGCATATATTGATAATGCAGAAGAAGAACTTTTGGAACGTGCAACGGAGTATCTGGAGAAGTACAGCCAGCCGAATGTAATTTATAAGGTTTCACCACATTACCCGTATTTACGCAGAAATCAAACCGATTTGAATATTGGGGATGTTATAACGCTTACAGACGAAGACTTCGGAATTGATTTTCAGGTTAGAATTTTAAGCCTTACTCAAAAACTAAATAATGTATTTGAATATTCTCTTGAGATAGGAAGTCAGGTAACCATAAGTTACATCGCTCAAGTACTATCAGATCAGCGAAACATAAAGAATACCATTTATCAGAATGAAAAATATGTAAGTGAGCAATTTAATCGTGTTTACAACAACATCGGAAATTTCAAAGCTCCCTTGTATGTAAATATGGGAGAGTTTGATCCTGAAACACTTTATCACAACAGCCTTAATCGTGTTGATTACATTTTTAAGTTCAATGAAGAAGGTGTGAAAGAATGGTACACCTACATAGGGGAAGATAACCAAGCAGCAGAATTCATTCTTGCAAACTGGCAGTTTATAGACGACAATTTTGAAATTATTGCTACAAACACGCTACTCGCTGAAAATGCAAATATTGGCGACTGGCTTATTCAGAACGGACAAGTTGTTTCTCAAGCGATTTACGAGAGTGAAGAGCCTGAGGAAGTAGAACCCAGAGTACAACTTAACGCAATTGACGGTAGTATTGAGCTTGTTACCAAACTAAATATTCAAGGTGCTGCAGGAGTAAGACCTTACAAACAGAGAATCTCTTTAAATAGTAGTTCAGGCGCGGTGTTTTGTTTAAGAGACGGAGATATTTATCAAGAATCTTCATCTTCATTTTTGAGTAGTAATGGATTAATTGCTGGTTTCCCGGGTTTAGATATATCTCTTTTAACTCAAAGTAACATTAAAGGGAATGCTTCAGTAATAGGTAGGGGAAATTCAAACCTACCTATAAACAATATAGCTGGCATTGAATTTATTGCCGGAGTATTTGGATCTGCTAACAACGAAAACCCAAGCGGTGTTGAAGCCTACGGTGGGTACTTTCTTGATTTGAAAACACAGGGCAGGTTTAAGGGTATAAAAAAACTAGAAACACAAACCACATACTTTGTAGAGCAGTTTGACGAATATCTCTCTTGTTACAACACTTCAGATTTAGACATTACACTACCTAATCCAATTTCTATTCCGGAAGGAAGAGTTATCACAGTTAAACGAATGGATAAAGTTATAAATGTAATAGGTCAAATTTTCACAAATCAAGACGTAGCATTTGTCGGATTAAATATTGGTGAGTGCTGGACCTTCATAAATGATGGAACATATTGGCATGCAAACAAATTAATATTTTAA
- a CDS encoding tyrosine-type recombinase/integrase produces the protein MSKFRNISIYPKVIDKKKLQKFTTEEKQKLTKKGFRWYVYYSFKEPGSEKYVRQRPIYLNVNRDFPEFDDRFREIHLMKDGISQALKQGFNPYDELLEGEISLVDALQYSLSIKKKEVGGRTYSTYEVHVNKFIDWIKGNGYSNTPVKKVSKRLVSRFLIHISDTTSNRTRNNYKTSLGVIFENLVQNEYLDRNIAHDIPQLKTVEKRDQTYSDAQVENIIENLSDDKVMLMFIYFVSYLFWRPKENCRLQVKDINLEQRLITEQTKTKGSKTKIIPEIIFKDLKEYLEGSNPNDLVFTPDGPGQWDRDLDGRRSYFTLKYRRLKKKMGIESGYTIYSFRHTFISRVYRNLRKEHNKDKTLELLSNITGHESKALLDYIHVIDADLPEDYSKYLDAL, from the coding sequence ATGTCAAAATTTAGGAATATATCGATTTATCCTAAAGTAATTGACAAGAAGAAGCTTCAAAAATTTACCACTGAAGAAAAACAAAAACTGACTAAAAAGGGTTTTAGGTGGTATGTTTACTATTCATTTAAAGAGCCGGGAAGCGAAAAATACGTTAGACAGCGTCCTATTTATTTAAATGTAAATAGAGATTTTCCTGAATTTGATGATCGATTTAGGGAAATTCATTTAATGAAGGATGGTATTTCGCAAGCCTTGAAACAAGGTTTTAATCCATACGACGAGCTTTTAGAAGGTGAAATAAGCCTGGTTGACGCTTTGCAATATTCTTTATCAATTAAAAAGAAAGAAGTCGGCGGGCGTACCTACTCTACTTATGAAGTTCATGTAAATAAATTTATTGACTGGATAAAAGGTAACGGCTACTCAAATACACCAGTTAAGAAGGTTTCAAAAAGACTTGTTAGTCGATTTCTTATTCATATATCCGATACTACTTCCAACAGGACCAGAAACAATTATAAGACTTCTTTAGGTGTAATTTTTGAAAATTTAGTACAAAATGAATATCTAGATAGAAATATTGCTCACGATATTCCACAACTTAAAACAGTAGAAAAAAGAGATCAGACTTACTCAGATGCTCAAGTCGAAAACATAATCGAAAACTTGAGCGATGATAAAGTTATGTTGATGTTTATCTATTTTGTATCATACCTTTTCTGGAGGCCAAAGGAAAACTGCAGACTCCAGGTTAAAGATATAAATCTCGAACAGCGTCTCATTACTGAGCAAACCAAAACTAAAGGCAGCAAGACTAAAATTATACCTGAGATCATTTTTAAGGACCTCAAAGAATATTTAGAAGGATCTAATCCAAATGATTTAGTTTTCACTCCAGATGGCCCCGGACAATGGGATAGGGATTTAGACGGACGTAGATCTTACTTTACCCTAAAATACAGACGGCTTAAAAAGAAAATGGGAATTGAATCTGGATATACCATTTATTCATTTCGTCATACCTTTATAAGCCGTGTTTACAGGAACTTAAGAAAAGAACATAATAAGGATAAAACCTTGGAGCTGCTTTCCAATATTACAGGCCACGAAAGCAAAGCCTTACTGGATTACATTCACGTAATTGACGCAGACCTTCCAGAAGATTATTCTAAGTATTTAGATGCTCTCTAA
- a CDS encoding N-acetylmuramidase family protein: protein MITEDQYKEIADELRVETAAVKAVHEVEAAGKAFNDNGTIVILFEGHRFYRYLKENGKDVEELSKKYPTLVFKYQTREHYATGRTFEEKQIKEHLRFRQAIEIDPVAAFKSVSFGAFQIMGFNAESLGFKDASDMYYYLKSSEANQLKVFVKFCEVNNLTRHLRAKNWAAFARGYNGKDYAKYGYDIKLEKAYKKYV, encoded by the coding sequence ATGATAACCGAAGATCAATACAAAGAAATTGCCGATGAATTAAGGGTTGAGACAGCGGCTGTCAAAGCAGTTCACGAGGTGGAAGCTGCAGGTAAAGCTTTTAATGATAACGGCACTATTGTCATTCTCTTTGAAGGGCATAGATTTTACCGTTATCTAAAAGAGAACGGTAAAGATGTTGAAGAGTTGTCTAAAAAATACCCAACTCTAGTATTTAAGTATCAAACAAGAGAGCATTATGCAACCGGTAGAACATTTGAGGAAAAGCAAATAAAAGAGCATTTACGTTTCAGACAAGCTATTGAAATAGATCCTGTTGCTGCTTTTAAATCCGTGAGTTTTGGAGCCTTTCAAATAATGGGTTTTAATGCTGAAAGTTTAGGGTTTAAAGATGCTTCTGATATGTATTATTATTTAAAATCGAGTGAAGCAAATCAATTAAAAGTCTTTGTAAAATTTTGTGAAGTAAACAACCTGACACGTCATTTACGTGCTAAAAATTGGGCTGCATTTGCAAGGGGCTATAACGGTAAAGATTACGCCAAATATGGTTATGATATAAAACTTGAAAAAGCTTATAAAAAATACGTGTAA
- a CDS encoding phage holin family protein — translation MIIWQYISIGLKVILAFIIKNLVIIHKGTAIAKFKSTMYLAILTSAPMGLFEAISQWISSNGGYIFFVLLAIAIDYGVGIVVHLKKRDFSIKKNILGVITKMALVFAVGVLFEGFQFLHPDANIITQYLGLILRVMVFLYPAGSALMNVSILTNGSFPPVGFMNKITKFNKDADIRHFQPNKDSDESN, via the coding sequence ATGATAATCTGGCAATACATATCAATAGGGCTAAAAGTTATTTTAGCCTTTATTATAAAAAACCTTGTGATCATTCACAAAGGTACTGCCATTGCCAAATTCAAAAGCACAATGTACCTCGCCATCCTAACATCTGCACCTATGGGATTATTTGAAGCGATTAGCCAATGGATAAGCAGTAATGGAGGTTACATATTTTTTGTACTTCTAGCCATCGCTATTGATTACGGTGTAGGTATAGTGGTCCATCTTAAAAAGCGAGACTTCAGTATCAAGAAAAATATATTGGGAGTTATTACTAAAATGGCTCTAGTTTTTGCCGTAGGTGTATTGTTTGAGGGGTTTCAATTTCTGCACCCAGACGCAAATATTATTACTCAATATTTGGGATTAATCTTGAGAGTAATGGTTTTCTTATACCCAGCCGGTAGTGCATTAATGAATGTATCTATTCTCACTAACGGATCTTTTCCTCCGGTGGGATTTATGAACAAAATAACAAAGTTTAATAAAGACGCAGATATAAGACATTTTCAACCAAACAAAGACAGCGATGAATCAAACTAA
- a CDS encoding aminotransferase class IV encodes MVNFNGIITETPQFSAHNRGMLYGDAVFETVRFSSGKISFWEDHYFRLMASMRILRMEIPMHFTLESLQDELLKTVDASGLTDKSASIRLTVTRNEGGKYLPTDNTVSFYAFATELTEPFFILNESDYEVDLYKDHYLNADLLSTLKTANKLIHVTGSIFAKENNLANCLLINTNKTIAEALNGNLFIVKDNHIKTPPLTEGCLRGIVRKQLLDILEKTDSYTIEEAAISPFELQKADELFITNSIIGIQPITKYRKKKYTNTVSKNLIGKLNAKARLG; translated from the coding sequence ATGGTTAATTTTAACGGCATTATTACAGAAACACCGCAATTCTCAGCACACAACAGAGGTATGCTTTATGGAGATGCGGTGTTTGAAACAGTCAGATTTAGTAGTGGTAAGATCTCATTCTGGGAAGATCACTATTTTAGGCTAATGGCTTCAATGCGCATTTTGCGTATGGAAATCCCAATGCATTTTACGTTAGAGTCTCTGCAAGATGAGCTTTTAAAAACGGTAGATGCTTCGGGATTAACTGATAAATCGGCTAGTATTCGATTAACGGTGACTCGTAATGAAGGAGGGAAATATTTACCTACAGATAATACCGTGAGTTTTTATGCTTTTGCAACTGAGTTAACAGAGCCTTTTTTTATTCTGAATGAATCTGATTATGAGGTTGATCTTTATAAAGATCATTACTTAAATGCAGATTTATTAAGTACGCTTAAAACAGCAAATAAACTCATTCACGTTACAGGAAGTATTTTTGCAAAAGAGAATAACCTTGCAAATTGTCTTTTAATAAACACTAATAAAACAATTGCAGAGGCTTTAAACGGTAATCTTTTTATTGTAAAAGATAATCACATTAAAACTCCACCACTTACTGAAGGTTGTCTTAGAGGTATTGTACGTAAGCAACTGTTAGATATTTTAGAGAAGACAGATTCTTATACGATAGAAGAGGCTGCCATATCTCCTTTTGAACTACAAAAGGCAGATGAGCTTTTTATAACCAATTCTATAATAGGTATTCAGCCTATAACTAAGTATCGCAAGAAGAAGTATACAAATACTGTTTCTAAAAATTTAATAGGAAAATTAAATGCTAAAGCACGTCTAGGCTAG
- a CDS encoding YqgE/AlgH family protein, with protein sequence MTTNKPEKGNLLIAEPAIIGDVSFNRSVVLLANHTEEGSVGFILNKPLTFTLNELIPEIEIEMQIYNGGPVEQDNLYFLHKVPHLIPDSIEISSGIYWGGDFDTVVDLITSKKITAEEIRFFLGYSGWDSDQLDDELNANSWIVAENIYDKEIINKCFPEFWKEKMIELGGDYVIWSNAPENPSYN encoded by the coding sequence ATGACGACAAACAAACCTGAAAAGGGCAATTTATTAATAGCCGAGCCTGCTATTATAGGAGATGTTTCTTTTAACAGATCTGTCGTTTTGCTTGCTAACCACACTGAAGAAGGTTCTGTAGGTTTTATCTTAAATAAACCCCTCACATTTACTCTCAATGAACTTATTCCCGAAATTGAGATCGAAATGCAAATCTATAATGGTGGACCGGTAGAGCAAGACAATCTTTATTTTTTACATAAAGTACCGCATCTTATCCCTGATAGTATTGAAATTTCTAGTGGAATTTATTGGGGAGGTGATTTTGACACCGTAGTAGATCTTATAACTTCTAAGAAAATCACAGCAGAAGAAATTCGTTTTTTTCTAGGTTATTCAGGTTGGGATAGTGATCAATTAGATGATGAACTTAATGCAAACTCGTGGATTGTAGCAGAAAATATCTATGATAAAGAAATCATAAACAAATGCTTTCCTGAATTCTGGAAGGAAAAAATGATTGAACTAGGTGGTGACTATGTGATCTGGTCAAATGCACCAGAAAACCCCAGTTACAATTAA